One genomic segment of Mycolicibacterium gilvum includes these proteins:
- a CDS encoding AMP-binding protein has product MATNTDLFRSARDHLVDVMADYDKALDTFEWPRIAGSFNWATDWFDAIAADPASADRPALWIVEEDGREQKVTFAQMAHRSDQVATWLQGLGVGKGDRVILMLGNQVELWESMLAVAKLGAVIMPTTGALGSEDLADRIRRGGAGYVIANAADAPKFDGVDGDYVRIAVGGGADGWHTYADSAHADAHTHDPQTTAGDPLLVYFTSGTTSKPKLVEHSQISYPVGHMTTMAWLGVRPGDVHLAISAPGWAKHAWSCFFAPWIAEATIFVYNYGRFQAPALLDQIRRAGVNTFCAPPTVWRMLIQSDLGERPEGLRELLGAGEPLNPEVISAVEQAWGLTIRDGFGQTETTLQIGNTPGQPVKAGSMGRPMPGVPVVLVDPLTGELADEGEICLDLSQTPLNLMTGYLGDDERNAQVMRDGYYHTGDVVGRDADGYITYIGRTDDVFKSSDYKVSPFELESVLIEHPAVVEAAVVPQPDDTRLAVPKAYIALADGWSADESTAKAILEHSRDHLAPYLKVRRLEFADLPKTISGKIRRVELRRREEDAHRSGAPIESEYRYEDLVN; this is encoded by the coding sequence ATGGCGACCAACACCGATCTCTTTCGCAGCGCCCGCGACCACCTGGTCGACGTGATGGCCGACTACGACAAGGCGCTCGACACCTTCGAGTGGCCTCGGATCGCCGGGTCGTTCAACTGGGCCACCGACTGGTTCGACGCGATCGCCGCAGACCCGGCGTCCGCCGACCGTCCGGCGCTGTGGATCGTCGAGGAGGACGGCCGTGAGCAGAAGGTCACCTTCGCCCAGATGGCGCACCGCTCCGACCAGGTCGCGACCTGGCTGCAGGGTCTCGGCGTCGGCAAGGGTGACCGCGTCATCCTGATGCTCGGCAATCAGGTGGAGCTGTGGGAGTCGATGCTCGCCGTCGCCAAGCTCGGCGCGGTGATCATGCCGACGACCGGAGCCCTCGGTTCCGAAGACCTCGCCGACCGGATCCGGCGCGGCGGCGCGGGCTACGTCATCGCGAATGCGGCCGACGCGCCGAAGTTCGACGGCGTCGACGGCGACTACGTCCGCATCGCCGTCGGGGGCGGCGCAGACGGCTGGCACACCTACGCCGACTCCGCCCACGCCGACGCCCACACCCACGACCCGCAGACCACCGCCGGCGACCCGCTGCTGGTCTACTTCACCTCCGGCACCACCAGCAAGCCCAAACTCGTCGAGCACTCCCAGATCAGCTATCCGGTCGGGCACATGACGACCATGGCGTGGCTCGGCGTGCGGCCCGGCGACGTCCATCTGGCGATCAGCGCGCCCGGCTGGGCCAAACACGCGTGGAGCTGCTTCTTCGCGCCGTGGATCGCGGAAGCGACGATCTTCGTCTACAACTACGGACGCTTCCAGGCACCGGCCCTGCTGGACCAGATCCGGCGCGCCGGGGTGAACACGTTCTGCGCGCCGCCGACGGTGTGGCGCATGCTGATCCAGTCCGACCTCGGCGAGCGCCCCGAAGGTCTGCGCGAACTGCTCGGCGCCGGCGAGCCGCTCAATCCCGAGGTGATCAGCGCGGTCGAACAGGCATGGGGGCTCACGATCCGCGACGGGTTCGGCCAGACCGAGACGACGCTGCAGATCGGCAACACCCCCGGCCAGCCCGTCAAGGCCGGCTCGATGGGTCGCCCAATGCCCGGCGTGCCTGTCGTGCTGGTGGATCCGCTGACCGGAGAGCTCGCCGACGAAGGTGAAATCTGCCTCGATCTGAGCCAGACCCCGCTGAACCTGATGACCGGCTACCTCGGCGACGACGAACGCAACGCCCAGGTGATGCGCGACGGCTACTACCACACGGGCGACGTCGTCGGCCGCGACGCCGACGGCTACATCACCTACATCGGACGCACCGACGACGTCTTCAAGTCCTCGGACTACAAGGTGTCTCCGTTCGAGTTGGAGAGCGTGCTCATCGAGCATCCCGCGGTCGTCGAAGCCGCCGTGGTCCCCCAGCCCGACGACACCCGCCTGGCCGTGCCGAAGGCCTACATCGCGCTGGCCGACGGATGGTCGGCCGACGAGAGCACCGCCAAGGCGATCCTCGAGCACTCGCGCGACCATCTCGCCCCGTACCTGAAGGTGCGGCGGCTGGAGTTCGCCGACCTGCCCAAGACCATCTCGGGCAAGATCCGCCGTGTCGAACTGCGTCGCCGCGAGGAGGACGCGCACCGCTCCGGTGCGCCGATCGAATCCGAGTACCGCTACGAGGATCTGGTGAACTGA
- a CDS encoding LuxR C-terminal-related transcriptional regulator produces MSAASPLLRPRDGDALRAELRRVAALGGVPVLFGGEIHEDTLLISEYYGLRTAGLRGLAVRSSSGLGGASMVAGRPLAVADYRNASSITHDYDGPVLSEGIRSVLAVPVLVDGQARAMLYGAYRTGAPFGGRAADLVVESARRLSEEFRIRDEVDRRLRMRDAQSAGGQVSDEQIREVHAELRLLAVTAPPPLQDRLRALADTLSGTGTEPGAGPGAATLAPRELDVLAQVALGCTNAEAAQRLSLKPETVKSYLRSAATKLGTRTRYESVSKARRLHLIP; encoded by the coding sequence ATGTCGGCCGCCTCGCCGCTGCTCCGCCCCCGGGACGGCGATGCGCTGCGCGCGGAACTGCGGCGGGTGGCGGCCCTCGGCGGTGTGCCGGTGCTGTTCGGCGGTGAGATCCACGAGGACACGCTGCTGATCAGCGAGTATTACGGGCTGCGCACCGCGGGGCTGCGGGGGTTGGCGGTGCGTTCGAGCTCAGGACTCGGCGGCGCCAGTATGGTGGCCGGTCGGCCGCTGGCTGTCGCCGATTACCGCAACGCCTCGTCGATCACCCACGACTATGACGGCCCGGTGCTCTCGGAGGGCATCCGGTCGGTGCTGGCGGTGCCGGTGCTCGTCGACGGGCAGGCCCGGGCGATGCTCTACGGCGCGTACCGCACGGGCGCCCCGTTCGGTGGGCGGGCTGCCGACCTCGTGGTGGAATCGGCACGTCGTCTGAGCGAGGAGTTCCGCATCCGTGATGAGGTGGACCGACGGCTGAGGATGCGGGACGCGCAGTCGGCCGGCGGTCAGGTCAGCGACGAGCAGATTCGGGAGGTGCACGCCGAGCTGCGATTGCTCGCCGTCACCGCCCCGCCGCCGCTGCAAGACCGGTTGCGGGCACTGGCGGACACCCTCAGCGGAACCGGCACCGAACCCGGCGCCGGGCCGGGCGCCGCGACGCTGGCTCCGCGCGAGCTCGACGTGCTGGCGCAGGTGGCGCTGGGATGTACGAACGCCGAGGCGGCGCAGCGGCTTTCGCTCAAGCCAGAGACCGTCAAGAGTTATCTGCGCAGTGCGGCAACGAAACTCGGGACCCGGACCCGCTACGAGTCGGTGTCCAAGGCGAGGCGGCTGCACCTCATTCCCTGA
- a CDS encoding SMP-30/gluconolactonase/LRE family protein, protein MPRFKRPIDPVRWQAPPVDLLPEFGSAALTLTPIPGGEPEDVVVDARGYLWTGALDGSIVRLRPDGTAPEVVANTGGRPLGLAFARDGRLLVCDSPRGLLALDVDTGAFETLVTSIDGRPLLFCSNVTETSDGTVYFTESTSAFTIDQYLGAILEARGRGALHRLDPDGRVTTVVDGLYFANGVTPTVDGSALVFAETQGRRLSKYWLTGPSAGSVTPLAVNLPAMPDNLSTGADGRIWCAMVTPANPVADRLAAGPPVLRKLVWRLPARLQPKPEAVAWAVAFDPDSGDAVAGFRTTHPEFRMATGLVESGGRLWLGSIGGPYLASVDLAATAP, encoded by the coding sequence ATGCCCAGGTTCAAACGGCCCATCGATCCGGTGCGGTGGCAGGCGCCGCCGGTTGATCTGCTACCCGAGTTCGGTTCGGCCGCACTGACGTTGACACCGATACCGGGCGGCGAACCCGAGGACGTGGTCGTCGACGCGCGCGGGTATCTGTGGACCGGCGCGCTCGACGGGTCGATCGTGCGGCTGCGGCCCGACGGCACCGCACCGGAGGTCGTCGCGAACACCGGGGGCCGGCCACTGGGACTCGCGTTCGCCCGCGACGGCCGGCTGCTGGTGTGCGACAGTCCGCGCGGGCTGCTCGCGCTCGACGTCGACACCGGTGCGTTCGAGACGTTGGTGACCTCCATCGACGGTCGCCCGCTGCTGTTCTGCTCGAACGTCACCGAAACCAGCGACGGCACAGTGTATTTCACCGAGTCCACCAGCGCGTTCACCATCGACCAGTATCTGGGCGCGATCCTGGAGGCGCGGGGCCGCGGCGCCCTGCACCGCCTGGACCCCGACGGACGCGTCACCACCGTGGTCGACGGTCTGTACTTCGCGAACGGGGTCACACCGACCGTCGACGGGTCGGCGCTGGTGTTCGCCGAGACGCAGGGGCGTCGCCTCTCGAAGTACTGGCTGACCGGTCCGAGCGCCGGTTCGGTCACGCCGTTGGCGGTGAACCTGCCCGCGATGCCCGACAACCTGTCGACGGGTGCCGACGGCCGGATCTGGTGCGCGATGGTCACTCCCGCCAATCCGGTCGCCGACCGGCTCGCCGCCGGGCCACCGGTGCTGCGCAAGCTGGTGTGGCGTCTGCCCGCCCGGCTCCAACCCAAGCCCGAGGCCGTCGCGTGGGCCGTCGCCTTCGACCCGGACAGCGGGGACGCCGTCGCCGGGTTCCGCACGACGCATCCCGAGTTCCGCATGGCGACGGGTCTCGTCGAATCCGGCGGGCGACTGTGGCTCGGCAGCATCGGCGGCCCGTACCTCGCGTCGGTCGATCTGGCGGCGACGGCACCGTAG
- a CDS encoding aspartate aminotransferase family protein — MTIISETEQATASELGAKANRHLWGHFARHGAGITPPIITRGEGVHIFDDKGKRYIDGLSGLFVVQVGHGRKELAEAAAKQAEQLAFFPLWSYATPTAVELAERLAGYAPGDLNRVFFTTGGGEAVESAWKLAKQYFKLTGKPGKHKVVSRSIAYHGTPQGALSITGIPAFKAPFEPLVPGGFRVPNTNFYRAPAEYAHDEKAFGRYCADRIAEAIEFEGPETVAAVFLEPVQNAGGCFPPPPGYFERVREICDEYDVLLVSDEVICAYGRIGSMFACEDFGYVPDIITCAKGLTSGYSPIGAMIASDRLFEPFNDGSTVFGHGYTFGGHPVSSAVALANLDIFEREGLNERVKQNAPAFRATLEQLLELPIVGDVRGEGYFYGIELVKDKATKETFSDEESERLLRGFLTPALWDAGLYCRADDRGDPVVQLAPPLISGQAEFDAIYDILRSVLTEASARM; from the coding sequence ATGACGATCATCTCCGAAACCGAGCAGGCCACCGCGTCCGAGCTGGGCGCCAAGGCCAACCGCCACCTGTGGGGGCACTTCGCCCGCCACGGCGCCGGCATCACGCCGCCCATCATCACCCGCGGTGAAGGTGTGCACATCTTCGACGACAAGGGCAAGCGCTACATCGACGGATTGTCCGGTCTGTTCGTCGTGCAGGTCGGCCACGGACGCAAGGAGCTCGCCGAGGCCGCCGCCAAGCAGGCCGAGCAGCTCGCCTTCTTCCCGCTGTGGTCCTACGCCACCCCGACGGCGGTCGAATTGGCCGAGCGCCTCGCGGGTTACGCGCCCGGTGACCTCAACCGCGTCTTCTTCACCACCGGTGGCGGCGAGGCCGTCGAGAGTGCCTGGAAGCTGGCCAAGCAGTACTTCAAGCTGACCGGCAAGCCCGGCAAGCACAAGGTCGTGTCGCGCTCGATCGCCTACCACGGCACCCCGCAGGGCGCCCTGTCGATCACCGGTATCCCGGCGTTCAAGGCGCCCTTCGAGCCGCTGGTTCCCGGCGGCTTCCGCGTCCCGAACACCAACTTCTACCGGGCACCCGCCGAATACGCCCACGACGAAAAGGCTTTCGGCCGCTACTGCGCCGATCGCATCGCCGAGGCCATCGAGTTCGAGGGACCCGAGACCGTCGCCGCCGTCTTCCTGGAGCCGGTGCAGAACGCCGGCGGCTGCTTCCCGCCGCCGCCCGGATACTTCGAGCGGGTCCGCGAGATCTGCGACGAGTACGACGTACTGCTGGTCTCCGACGAGGTGATCTGCGCCTACGGCCGCATCGGATCGATGTTCGCGTGTGAAGACTTCGGCTACGTCCCCGACATCATCACCTGCGCCAAGGGCCTGACATCGGGCTACTCTCCGATCGGTGCGATGATCGCCAGCGACCGGCTGTTCGAGCCGTTCAACGATGGTTCGACGGTGTTCGGGCACGGCTACACCTTCGGCGGGCACCCGGTGTCCTCGGCCGTCGCGTTGGCCAACCTCGACATCTTCGAACGGGAAGGCCTCAACGAACGGGTCAAGCAGAACGCCCCGGCGTTCCGCGCGACGCTGGAGCAGCTGCTCGAGCTGCCGATCGTCGGCGATGTCCGCGGCGAGGGGTACTTCTACGGCATCGAACTCGTCAAGGACAAGGCCACCAAGGAGACGTTCAGCGACGAGGAATCCGAGCGGCTGCTGCGTGGATTCCTCACTCCTGCACTGTGGGACGCCGGACTGTACTGCCGTGCCGACGACCGGGGTGACCCGGTCGTGCAGCTGGCGCCGCCGCTGATCAGCGGGCAGGCCGAATTCGACGCGATCTACGACATCCTGCGCAGCGTGCTCACCGAGGCGTCCGCGCGGATGTAG
- a CDS encoding Lrp/AsnC family transcriptional regulator: MANPGLPHAVGPVSFRVNESRPGAAFQLDELSKAIIEKLQQDGRRSYAGIGKAVGLSEAAVRQRVQRMVDAGVMQIVAVTDPMQLGFARQAMIGIKCTGDTTKVAQKLAELPSVDYVVLTAGSFDAIVEVVCEDDDSLLELLNTQIRALPGVIATETLVYLKLVKQQYNWGTR, from the coding sequence ATGGCCAACCCGGGGTTACCGCATGCCGTCGGTCCCGTCTCCTTCCGTGTCAATGAGTCCCGCCCCGGGGCCGCGTTCCAGCTCGACGAACTGTCCAAAGCGATCATCGAGAAGCTGCAGCAGGACGGCCGCCGCTCCTATGCAGGTATCGGCAAGGCGGTCGGCCTGTCCGAGGCCGCCGTGCGCCAGCGCGTCCAGCGCATGGTCGACGCCGGGGTGATGCAGATCGTCGCCGTCACCGACCCGATGCAGCTCGGGTTCGCCCGCCAGGCGATGATCGGCATCAAGTGCACCGGCGACACCACGAAAGTCGCCCAGAAGCTCGCCGAGCTTCCGTCGGTCGATTACGTCGTGCTGACGGCGGGTTCTTTCGACGCCATCGTCGAGGTCGTCTGCGAGGACGACGACAGCCTGCTCGAACTTCTCAACACCCAGATCCGCGCCCTGCCGGGAGTGATAGCCACCGAAACCCTTGTTTATTTGAAACTTGTTAAGCAGCAATACAATTGGGGTACACGATGA
- a CDS encoding gamma-aminobutyraldehyde dehydrogenase, whose product MTVASSWIDGAPVKTGGAQHTVINPATGESVAEFALAQPGDVDRAVASARAALPGWKGATPAERSAVLAKLAKMADDATADLVAEEVSQTGKPVRLATEFDVPGSVDNIDFFAGAARHLEGKASAEYSGDHTSSIRREAVGVVATITPWNYPLQMAVWKVIPALAAGCSVVIKPAEITPLTTLTLARLASEAGLPDGVLNVVTGSGADVGAALAGHADVDMVTFTGSTPVGRRVMLAAAEHGHRTQLELGGKAPFVVFDDADLDAAIQGAVAGALINTGQDCTAATRAIVAEGLYDDFVAGVAEVMSKVVIGDPADPDTDLGPLISAVHREKVAGMVERAPGEGGRVVTGGVAPDGPGSFYRPTLIADVAESSEVWRDEIFGPVLTVRSFTDDDDAIRQANDTKYGLAASAWTRDVYRAQRASREIHAGCVWINDHIPIISEMPHGGFGASGFGKDMSQYSLEEYLSIKHVMSDITSAVDKDWHRTIFTKR is encoded by the coding sequence ATGACCGTCGCAAGCAGCTGGATCGACGGCGCCCCGGTGAAGACCGGAGGCGCGCAGCACACCGTGATCAATCCCGCGACCGGCGAGTCCGTCGCCGAGTTCGCGCTGGCACAGCCCGGCGATGTGGACCGGGCCGTCGCGTCGGCACGGGCGGCGCTGCCCGGCTGGAAGGGCGCGACCCCGGCCGAGCGGTCCGCGGTGCTGGCCAAGCTCGCGAAAATGGCCGACGACGCGACAGCGGACCTGGTGGCCGAGGAGGTCAGCCAGACCGGTAAGCCGGTGCGGCTGGCCACCGAGTTCGACGTCCCGGGCAGTGTCGACAACATCGATTTCTTCGCCGGCGCGGCGCGGCACCTGGAGGGTAAGGCGTCGGCGGAGTACTCGGGCGATCACACGTCGTCGATCCGGCGTGAGGCGGTCGGGGTGGTTGCGACGATCACGCCGTGGAACTATCCGCTGCAGATGGCGGTGTGGAAGGTGATCCCGGCGCTGGCGGCGGGTTGTTCGGTGGTGATCAAGCCGGCGGAGATCACGCCGTTGACGACGCTGACGCTGGCGCGGCTGGCGTCGGAGGCCGGGCTGCCCGACGGGGTGCTGAATGTGGTGACGGGGTCGGGCGCGGACGTCGGTGCCGCGTTGGCCGGGCATGCGGATGTGGACATGGTGACGTTCACGGGGTCGACGCCGGTGGGGCGGCGGGTGATGCTGGCGGCGGCCGAGCACGGGCACCGGACGCAGTTGGAGCTCGGCGGCAAGGCGCCATTCGTGGTGTTCGATGACGCGGATCTGGACGCGGCGATCCAGGGGGCCGTGGCTGGGGCGTTGATCAACACCGGGCAGGACTGCACGGCGGCGACGCGCGCGATCGTCGCGGAGGGTCTGTACGACGACTTCGTCGCGGGTGTGGCTGAGGTGATGTCAAAGGTGGTGATCGGCGATCCTGCCGATCCGGACACCGATCTGGGACCGCTGATCTCTGCTGTACATCGGGAAAAGGTGGCCGGGATGGTGGAGCGCGCGCCGGGGGAGGGCGGTCGGGTCGTGACCGGCGGTGTCGCGCCGGACGGGCCGGGGTCGTTCTACCGGCCGACGCTGATCGCGGATGTGGCTGAGTCCTCAGAGGTGTGGCGGGATGAGATCTTCGGTCCGGTGCTGACGGTGCGGTCGTTCACCGACGACGACGATGCGATCCGGCAGGCCAACGACACCAAGTACGGTTTGGCGGCGTCGGCGTGGACGCGGGATGTGTATCGCGCACAACGGGCTTCACGCGAAATCCACGCCGGCTGTGTGTGGATCAACGACCACATCCCGATCATCTCTGAGATGCCCCACGGCGGTTTCGGCGCCTCGGGCTTCGGCAAGGACATGAGCCAGTACTCGTTGGAGGAGTACCTGTCGATCAAGCATGTGATGAGCGATATCACGAGCGCGGTCGACAAGGACTGGCACCGAACGATTTTCACCAAGCGCTAG
- a CDS encoding helix-turn-helix transcriptional regulator — protein MLDHWPLIGRANELDEAVSLISARAYRGITLTGKPGVGKSRLAREVVQALSCDGWTVRRASATATSRSIPLGAFAQWAEDFEGAPLALARKVIASLTAGAESDRLLVFVDDAHLLDDLSALVVHQLVQTEQATAIVTIRTGERAPDAVSALWKDGLLQRRELQPLSHRQTDTLLAAVLGAAPDRHCSDRLWHLTHGNVLFMRQVVEQETRAVRMITRDGAARWLGNLAVSSSLAELVDSQIGAIPDSVRDVVDFVSVAEPLEWHTLRLLADQAAVEEAEQRELIRTTDDAVYIGHPMYGEVRRNRCGPSRLRRLRGQIAQAMKDSSGSANAVRRGLLWLESDLPPDPDVLLAAANAASSLLDFDTAERLLTAAADAGGGANARVNLAYNLFMLQKGQVASEVIDSIDAAETSRSAFINDVIMRAANLLWPLRSPEESSRVIDEALVDATGARRHQLLVFRASQLSLAARPVDVLEVVEGIDYSELDAFGTTVGLCAETLAFAELGQPDKAVSKAIEGLRVAEITDQNRFLRQPLVEFQTFALTAAGFIGEAVDVAEDYVEGQRGEPASAQAVASEILGMAALAAGNLGGALRHLPAQFMSDDPDLAVSNSYWVASSFYRFHLLRAQALARSGAVDAATEALETARAHRHPSYVYVESTEPLTEAWVAAARQQLVEARRLARTAAEKAREHDQRAREVWCLQTAAQFDDTHAAVRLAELATFVKGPRVAVAARYAAAVSADDAGGLHQASVDFEAMGDLLAAADAAAQASTSYHRAGEADRAMAAAARARRLAAVCGGATSPALAAAVFAPQFTRREREIAILVARGLSNRDIAQALSLSVRTVESHIYNASNKAGLTSRSALADAIRDLVN, from the coding sequence GTGCTCGATCACTGGCCCCTGATCGGCAGAGCCAACGAATTGGACGAGGCCGTCAGTCTCATCAGCGCTCGCGCGTACCGGGGAATTACATTGACGGGCAAGCCCGGGGTCGGTAAGTCACGGCTGGCCCGCGAGGTGGTGCAGGCCCTCTCCTGTGACGGCTGGACTGTCCGGCGGGCCTCTGCCACGGCCACGAGTCGCTCGATCCCGCTCGGCGCCTTCGCGCAGTGGGCCGAGGACTTCGAAGGGGCACCGTTGGCGTTGGCGCGCAAGGTCATCGCCTCACTGACCGCCGGCGCCGAGTCCGACCGGTTGCTGGTATTCGTCGACGACGCCCACCTGCTCGACGACCTGTCCGCACTGGTGGTGCACCAGCTCGTCCAGACCGAGCAGGCCACCGCGATCGTGACCATTCGGACCGGCGAGCGAGCACCGGACGCCGTCAGCGCGCTATGGAAGGACGGCCTGCTGCAGCGGCGCGAACTTCAACCGTTGTCCCACCGTCAGACAGACACCCTGCTCGCCGCGGTACTCGGCGCCGCACCAGATCGCCACTGCAGCGACCGGCTCTGGCACCTCACCCACGGCAACGTCCTGTTCATGCGCCAGGTGGTCGAGCAGGAGACGCGGGCGGTCCGCATGATCACTCGCGACGGCGCCGCCCGTTGGCTCGGAAATCTCGCCGTGTCCTCGTCGCTCGCCGAACTCGTCGACTCCCAGATCGGCGCCATCCCCGACAGCGTGCGCGACGTCGTCGATTTCGTCTCCGTGGCCGAACCCCTCGAATGGCACACGCTTCGACTGCTCGCCGATCAGGCCGCCGTCGAGGAAGCCGAACAGCGCGAACTGATCCGCACCACCGACGACGCGGTCTACATCGGTCATCCGATGTACGGAGAGGTTCGTCGCAACCGGTGCGGGCCGTCGCGGCTACGCCGATTACGCGGCCAGATCGCACAGGCCATGAAGGACAGCAGCGGTAGCGCCAACGCCGTGCGGCGAGGACTCCTCTGGTTGGAGTCGGACCTACCGCCCGACCCGGACGTGCTGTTGGCGGCGGCCAATGCGGCGAGTTCACTGCTCGACTTCGACACCGCCGAGCGGCTACTGACTGCGGCCGCCGACGCCGGCGGTGGCGCGAACGCTCGGGTCAACCTGGCCTACAACCTGTTCATGCTGCAGAAGGGTCAGGTCGCCTCGGAGGTGATCGACAGCATTGATGCCGCTGAGACCTCGCGGTCCGCCTTCATCAACGATGTGATCATGCGCGCGGCGAACCTGCTGTGGCCGTTGCGATCTCCCGAGGAGTCCTCGCGGGTCATCGACGAAGCGCTCGTGGATGCTACCGGCGCCCGGCGTCACCAATTATTGGTGTTCCGCGCCAGTCAACTCTCTCTGGCCGCCAGGCCCGTCGATGTCCTGGAAGTCGTGGAAGGCATCGACTATTCCGAACTCGATGCGTTCGGGACGACGGTCGGCTTGTGCGCGGAAACGTTGGCGTTCGCCGAACTCGGGCAGCCCGACAAAGCGGTGTCGAAGGCCATCGAGGGCCTCCGCGTCGCGGAGATCACAGACCAGAACCGATTCCTCCGCCAGCCGTTGGTCGAGTTCCAAACGTTCGCACTCACCGCGGCGGGATTCATCGGCGAAGCCGTCGATGTGGCCGAGGACTACGTCGAGGGTCAGCGAGGCGAGCCCGCGTCGGCCCAAGCTGTGGCGTCAGAGATTCTCGGCATGGCGGCGTTGGCCGCAGGCAATCTCGGTGGAGCCTTAAGACATCTGCCCGCGCAGTTCATGAGTGACGATCCAGATCTCGCGGTGAGCAACAGCTATTGGGTCGCCAGCAGCTTTTACCGGTTCCATCTGCTGCGCGCCCAGGCACTCGCCCGGTCCGGTGCAGTCGATGCGGCCACGGAGGCACTGGAGACGGCACGCGCACATCGGCACCCCTCGTACGTCTATGTCGAGTCGACCGAACCGCTCACTGAGGCCTGGGTGGCGGCAGCGCGCCAGCAGCTCGTCGAGGCGCGTCGACTTGCACGCACTGCGGCGGAAAAGGCCCGTGAGCACGATCAACGGGCCCGCGAAGTGTGGTGTCTGCAGACCGCGGCGCAATTCGACGACACGCACGCCGCGGTGCGGTTGGCAGAGTTGGCGACGTTCGTCAAGGGTCCCAGAGTCGCGGTGGCGGCCCGCTATGCAGCGGCGGTCAGTGCTGACGACGCCGGCGGTCTGCATCAGGCCTCGGTCGACTTCGAAGCCATGGGTGATCTGCTGGCCGCGGCCGACGCGGCGGCGCAGGCGTCAACGTCCTACCATCGCGCCGGCGAGGCCGACCGTGCGATGGCAGCGGCGGCACGGGCCCGTCGCCTCGCCGCGGTCTGCGGCGGCGCCACCAGCCCGGCGCTTGCCGCTGCGGTCTTCGCTCCGCAGTTCACTCGCCGCGAGCGTGAGATTGCGATCCTGGTCGCCCGCGGGCTGTCGAATCGGGACATCGCCCAAGCGCTGTCGCTGTCGGTACGGACCGTCGAGAGCCATATCTACAACGCGAGCAACAAAGCTGGGCTAACGAGCCGTTCGGCGCTCGCCGACGCGATCCGCGACCTCGTCAACTGA
- a CDS encoding M4 family metallopeptidase: MDEAYGDILGSLLENKDGEGRWQIGEDSAVGSLRDMRRVDPGNDGHERATIFDRAAHLMMTDSRTANVSKETWARIFYTSMKRLPSDATFKHARNAVIASAHVQGLNAAQQKAIAEAFDEVGISTFPQVKIVLTWGATPSDLDSHLTGPPSVENGPRFHVFYAQRSYFQDGSYSSSDRRLSADLDYDDTSSYGPESTTIRNLVAGDYYFYVHDYSNRGSSSSSAMSQSGATVKVYKPNQSEDQGLLGFLFGSILGTAPTTFQADNESSGTLWTVFKLTIPADNPNNPTISSINQYSFESSPAAVGQLILPEF; encoded by the coding sequence TTGGACGAGGCCTACGGTGACATCCTCGGGAGCCTCCTTGAAAACAAGGATGGCGAGGGCCGCTGGCAGATTGGCGAGGATAGTGCAGTCGGCTCATTGCGCGACATGCGGAGAGTCGATCCCGGTAACGACGGGCATGAGCGAGCGACGATCTTCGATCGTGCAGCGCATCTCATGATGACGGACTCCAGAACCGCAAACGTTTCGAAGGAAACTTGGGCACGAATCTTCTATACGTCGATGAAACGACTCCCCTCGGACGCCACATTCAAACACGCGCGCAACGCGGTAATCGCTTCTGCGCACGTTCAAGGTCTGAACGCTGCTCAGCAGAAAGCGATCGCCGAGGCTTTCGACGAAGTCGGTATCAGCACGTTCCCCCAGGTGAAGATCGTTCTCACCTGGGGAGCAACCCCGAGTGATCTGGACTCGCACTTGACAGGGCCGCCGTCCGTAGAAAATGGGCCACGATTCCATGTGTTCTACGCCCAGCGGAGCTATTTCCAAGATGGATCGTATAGCTCGTCGGATCGACGACTCTCTGCCGACCTCGATTACGATGACACGTCCTCGTACGGTCCAGAGTCGACCACCATCCGCAACCTCGTCGCGGGCGATTACTACTTCTACGTCCACGATTACAGCAACCGCGGATCGAGCAGTTCCAGCGCAATGAGTCAGTCGGGCGCAACGGTGAAGGTGTACAAGCCCAACCAATCCGAGGATCAGGGCCTCCTGGGCTTTCTGTTCGGCTCGATTCTGGGCACCGCGCCAACGACGTTCCAGGCAGACAATGAAAGCAGCGGGACCTTATGGACGGTGTTCAAACTGACGATACCCGCGGATAATCCGAACAATCCAACCATTTCGTCCATCAACCAGTACTCCTTCGAATCGAGTCCGGCTGCTGTTGGGCAGTTGATACTTCCCGAGTTCTGA